The window aatttaaactCTAAtacataatatataaaaggcataattattaaaaagcTGTGAGATTTAATAAGTAAACACTATTTTACTGGTAATATTTAGTAAAGAAACAATAAGCGTGTTTAgtttgaatataaatatacttttGCAGAGCACGAGAATAGAAGTATAAAGATGTAAATGTAATTCTTATACATTCATATGATAAAATAGTACGGGACGAATATTAGGTAAATTTATGCCTATAATCATATATtgcaaaaattatattttattttatcggACTGTTATAATTCAATAGAATATTGACAAAGATGCGCCgctctttaaaattaaataacaaTATTATTCGTTTATTAGTTTATGGTCGAATtggaaataataaaattgtgTTGTACCATTTAAATTGacaaataatttctaaaattatatgtaaaaacTAATATGAAATTGTTTTAAGTATGTCGATAATgttattactttttttaattaaacatTTCCTTATTACAATTTCGCAAAATACTATTTTTTACACGAATTTTTCAAGATGAATAAATTAAGATAAAACCTTAATACTTAATTGTATTATAAAGAAACAACAAAGacgtatttttataaaacaaataattcatttttaagtCTATTATTCCCAAAAAATCTGTAAGTTTTTCTAGAATTGGTTAAACTATGTAACCGTTTAGCACGATTACATGTAAagctttaaatatttgtatattatatttaatgtatcaaaattaaataagaacgaaaatttttatatacataATGTTTCTTTTACGTAAAAAAGTACTCAGAGACAAATCAATCTGcgatttctataaatttctgCTTCATAACCTTATTTGTGCAGTTAATagcattaataaaaagttttttcttgtcatctttattttccaATTGTATATATTCTCATGTGCTAAAGATAAGCATGTCTTATTTGCAGATTGTGGTATTTTGTCAGTTTGGATAACGAATAATCTTCATCTCGGTTTTGCATATTAGTCTATTACGATCGCTAAAATATCTTTCcctattaattaaatatttttttgtaaattgtCTTGgcaatataattttaccTTAATTATTGCTATCATTACAGTTTTtcaataaacaaataatcaGGCCTATTCAATGTATATATACAACTTATTAATTCTGTTTGTCTTatgtattattttattgtcaaaaaattaaatttcacATTTtgaatacattttttttagaatacGCGACTAAAGATTAAGGTTGTAGTTGAATGTTGAAATCCAAAagattcttttttcttctaaCTTATGACATTTTGTTACATAATGTGACAATCCAATGcaatattttgatttaaatatgaattaaatatattatactcattttaaacatataaataatgtTCTGATAGcgaaacaaatttataatctgCTTTTGTATTGGAATCAATTCGtcatttaaaactttttattttttaattacataTAAATGTATATTTAGACAAATCAAATagtctttaaaaattttatgtgtGGTATATAAAGCCAAAACCCCGTAAGCCAAATCCTcgatttatttaataacaCTAAGAATGAAACTAACTTAGATAAGTTATCACAGTATGTCAATAACAAGTCTATTTATCTATTCCATAAAGGTTCGAGGTCTAGTAAATGCTCAAAACTAATGTACTACTCGATATTAACTTaggaaattttaaagaagtgTGAATTTGGCTATATCATAAATGAATTAATGattgaattttatgatataaagatatattgtagcattttataatatttagttCAACACTTCTAATAGTCGTATCACAAAATATTGAACTAATTTatcatcatttttaaaaccaGTGATAAGAAAAACATTAAAGTGTTCGaaaacaatattataaatctcaACAACATATAGAACGCCTGCAATATACTATTTTACAATTCAAATATTACTAAATTGTGGGTACATAAGGAACGTATATTTAGTATATTCATTTAACCATAACACCTTAATTATGGTAATTAagaattatataaacaaaatagaACTTTCGTTCTAGTTCTAAACCAGATTctacatatataaatagtTTACAAGAAGAAACgcttttttagaaaattttcatatattCATTCTGGTgcaatttaaataaattattaaatccaCATTAACGAATATATAGCAccattaaaattaaatataacgATTATTTGTTAAATCCAGACCTTTCATATGCAACTTGTCATAGTCAAACGTAGCCATTAATCTAGACAATGGAATCATCATGTCACGAAAATTAATGAAGAAACAATCATTGCAATAacttagatttttttatttggaaTTAAGCGTTTTTGAcgaattttaaatgtaacTAAcgaaaaaagaattataaaattgtttcattaaatttatattagaGTGATAATTTTGGTTAATAGACCCttgttaaaataaatgtttttagttgttttttatagatttagTGACGTTTATGAAAAGCCAAATGTTACTTCCATAATTTCGTATTTCTTCCAAAATGCTGCCGAATGCTAATACTTTAGAATTCATTCCTTAAAAAGGACTGCTCATAACTTTTATACGTTTTAATTGATGTCAAATTACACAATGTCCAAATTTCGACGTTTAGTATgttaatgataaaaaatgagaACTGTCTTGTGAAATAAAAGTTTGCAAAGAttctgaaaaaaaattcaacaTGATggataattaaaattgattATTTGACGCataacaataataataattagatGCTTCCAATAACATGATGTGtacaagataaaaaatataatatgttTATCAATGGCCTCCGAGAACTTTTGAAGAACatgaaaaacaaaacattaTATTGATTAAATCAATTTTGCATATatgacattttttattttgccCCAAATGaagataataataaattttgttatgACTATTAGTTTATGTTCAGTCAAAACAAAGCCAAACGCATTGATAtccataataaaaaacaaagtaGACAATAAAGATTACATTGTTTATGATACTAGTAAACCACAcgaaataatttatatggaatatgaaaataattttattgtattaaaTGTTTACGATAAAGATTCAAAAACGTGGGTAAGATACAATGAATTTCCGTGTCAATATCATCCATTGTATAAGGTGTCATATATAGAATTCCATTTAGCACTTGTTGATTCGATTATTGAGTCtgttttttcatttaaatgTTCATCAGAAATCGCTACAGTTTTAGTTTACAAAGAACAAGATATGATGCTGaataaagattttgaaAGTATTATTGAAAGGATTAAATCGGAAAATTTATCTAGACAGATGAGGAATACAGAAAATAACATATTTGTATATGATCTTATTATTGAGAAATATTGTCTTTTACATAGACTTATTgctaaaattaattacatTGAGGGGTAtgatataaataagaaCAATGATGATTTTGTATACtatagaaaaaacaatagTATATATTactcattttttattataaaaaaaagtatttgtcatatttttgatatagATATTGATCGACTCAATATCAATGATTTTTTCgtaaaaaaagttaaagatcaatttaaatatgataaCTACAATAAGGATGTCTTCCGTTATGCTATTAAACTACACAATATTGATGATTTCACTGAAATATGTAATAGTAGacgttttgaaaaaaatgaatattataCTGAAAtcgaaaatattttaaataatcttGATAATGATAGATATGTTGAACTAGGCATAGAAGTAATAGAAGAAAGCAATACAATTACATTTAAAtcgaaatttaataaaactatatacTCTTTTGAAACGGAAGATAAACAAAGTGAGGTGAACTACGTTGataataaagtttttaacgaactaaaaaaaaataaaaaaagctAACAATTTTAGACAAATAGATAAAAcacatttaaatttgttttatagaTTGTTACATAGGAGAGGAATATTACAtcaatttatagaaaaaatttttaatgattcCGGGACAggaacaaatatattttttgcaaaCTTATGTTTTCATTTAAACTTAATTAGTTTAAgtgatttaaaatatgtaacAACAAATCACGTTGAAAGcgattttaatttaaaatggctaattaataaaaataaagaagatatgttaaaaattatagaaaaatcaaaactaaaaaataaggaaatgattaaaaattttatcaaagaaaataatataatgaatataaactgtttagaaattttagatatacataaaaatacgctaaaaaaactaaataaaatactggaaagaaataaaaacatatctagattaaaatatatagacgaaaaaaaaagttacattaaaaaaataggaTTTATAGATAGGCTTGTTAAAATAACGTCTAATATTGAAGATGAcattatttatatgataaaaatctGTTTGTTTTTAGAAGGAGATACTCTTATCAATGAAAAGATGTACAATGGAGATGATGTGAGctacaatttaaaatcaatatcaaatatagtGCAAAAGAGAAGATATAAACACAGGATTAGTTTGTCAGAagtttataaagaaattttagcaaaatatatttattataatgatGCATTAAAATATGCTTGGCTCAAAATTTTTGAGCAAACATCTCAGATTACAGGAGcttattatttgtataagTTATATGATATGaagcattttttttatacaaaagaTTATAAGGTTATAAATAGCATGGATGACGAAAATAGTGTgcttattatatatataaaaaataagctATGAGTTAAATAGGTTTTGTTTAGgccaaataattttacatttatatcagaccttttattttatcactATCAACTTAACTCAtcatttgattttttaaatacattaatatttaactATGCGTTATATTTTCcatggtaaaaaattaataatataaaaaagaatgaCGAATAGCTCATAAAACCTGGAAATCCCAGAAGTTCATGTAAATTATTCGTTTTAAactattaataaatttatttagcTAAATTCAAAAGATCCATCAGAAAACTCCAATGCAGTATCCAATTTCTTTTCTAAAATCCCTTTAGTTGAATACCGTGgaagtttaaaattattggaGCAAGTATTTGTACTTGAAATTTGCTTATCATTGTCAGAATCCACATCTAAAAtgtgaaataaatatacttcatccttttttttaagatatttaaatCCTCCTATTGGCGGTCTACATGAACCAGtgcaaaaatataaaagtttacttcttttttcttgagAATAATTTCCCACTACCTCCCAAAACCATTTGACTTCCTTAGACTTTGGATCATATCTGCCATCGTATATAGTATTATTCTTCCAATCTTCCACATCAATTTCGGGTTCGccataaattaaattttgaagtGTTTCTGGTGACATTTTCTTTACGTTCTCTTTTGGAACAATCTTATACaatcctttttttatatattcacATTGttcagaaatttttttatcgtatttatttttcaatgtctcaaatatataatcttCAATATTACTTTGCTGcacttttaatttttttccatgttttattaattcttcTCCTTCTTCATTTTCAAACCTAAGATCTAAAGACTCAAGTAAAATtgtatcattttttaattgaatCAAActgttataataaaatggaTCTACATTTCCATAATCTCCCATCTCTAATggaatttctaaaatttttttccatACAATTTGATCAAATCTAACATCAGCAGTGATCTTTTTCTTAAGTATCAAGCCTATAAGTTTACCTAAAGTTTCATAAgctaaatttcttttaaaagtattcatattatttttattctgtGCTGGAATAAGTTTAGATGTATTACCACTTggagaataaaaaaattcattttcattattaaatatttctggGATAActaatgtaaaaaaatctctCGTTAGACCACCAGCGTCAATCCCAGGTTCTCCTATATAATTTACCATCAATTGATGATTTTGATCAAACAAAACTTCTATTACCCAAAGCATAGCCATCGCGGAATACAATAAATTCTTACGGTCTATATGCATACTCACTTGTTCTGTAGCTCTTTCTTCCATTAACATTCTATTTATAGATTCATAAAACGactttatttctttttcgCAACTGAGTTTTGATAATTGTCGagatttttcatattttaaaaccGAATTGGCATCTTTCGCATCATATAAAGTACTATTAGTACAGACAATAACTGacaaataaatgaaaatagtatattgaaatttatcaaataaattcatAGGAGTCTAAAAAACAAGGTATTTatctaatttaaataaaaaaattaatttctgATGTAAACATTGTTGtaaatatacaatttaaGATTTGATTATACACAAAGAGTCgcatttcaaatttttaataggtttatttaaattaaattgatCATTTATGTGGttttaatgtaattttttttgaataaagtTCGTTTCTataatgttaaaaatattaaacattatgtttattttggCACTCTTGGTGAGTCAGAATATAATGAGCCAGCCTAAAGAAATTtcacaataataaaatcaaaatctCATGattcaaatatatataaatgatAATGCTCTTATTTCaggaataaaatttaagttTGCTTTGGTAAAGGATTCAATTATTATTGACATTAAACTGATGTATAAAATGCGCcatataaacattttaaatattgacTCGCTAACAAGTGTTCCAAAAAACATAttcttgaaaaattattacaaaaaCAACAAATTTCTGGTAGAACGCGATTTTTTCTGTTAACTCCTTAATTGTTTTGAATCTCTAAAgattttgattttgaatatagcggagatatttttatattttttttgaatagaGAACTTAACTACTATTGGTAaattgattataaaaagtttattttcaattcATTTAAATGtatcattatattttatgctGCGTGAGACTGACGCTTTAATAATCATTGCGTAATATTATTACAATGAAATTGTAAGTTCAACACTTACAAAAACCAGAACTCATAAATAACATGTGGCATATTagttttagattttttcattttgatCAGACTTAAATGTGTATTATTAACTCATTAGGCTAAAAATCgaatatacaaaataatatataaaaaacaaacagatctttttatatttagaattattcttcttttgtctaattttaaaaagcgTATATAATCTTTATACAAGGCCAAAGAACAACGAGGTTGACTAAAATTGTTAAAAGTATTACATTAATACACAATATACGAATAGAAAAAAGTAATAtgcatttatatttattgataatatttgaaaCCAAATTTAAACAGGTGAggtaattataaaatttttgtaaatccaatactattttttatacataaaaatccAATGAGGTTAGGAATATATAGTTAAAGTTCTTCATAATCAAGATAAACTACATTAAAATCAGACAATGTTATGAATTAACGATGATTTACATATTATTAATgttcttttaaaatcaagtaagtaaaaataaaaaaacgcAAAAGTTTAGGTGTACACAATATgccaatataaaatatgatgCCCGAAGAGTATTATTAGACTCATTACCCTTGCGTTGTCGTTTTTATGACTTAAATACCGAGGTACTAAAAACGAGATGATagaaaatacaatttttttctcaTACTAAAaagcataaaaaatattatatgcATATGTTCGGGattaaaatgtaatttataatgttaTGATCGctttaaacattaaaaaaatcaaacctgttaaattgttttttatgatgTTTTCCTTATTTAAAAGTGAAGTTATTAATAAAGTATACGTTACAAAGGGAAATAAGTTCACACAACAAACAATTTTACAGGTTTACATtctaaaaatgtttttcattcaaaagaaaaatcctaataaaattaagtcAAAAAAgttgataaaatatattatataaaaccCCCGATCTAAGATCAGATATTgtgtataaatatatgcattttattatttttttaaaacaaaatgatAGTAATTTCTGTCTTCATTTTAAGCCtctttttaaagaaatattgttaggggcaaaaaaataaaaaatgattaatCTCAGAGAAGGGTTTGATAATATTCTCAATGACGATTATTTCCTGTTTATTATGACGTGTTGATgttttcttattatatatcaaaaattaacatatcgaatctataaaaataattgtacattaataaatacaaGTCGAGTATATGTCAACAAAATAGTATTATCTTTTTAGTTCCAATTAATTTTACAGAAAAGCTTATGTTCGCATATGatataaaatgaattatTTGCTCTATGAGCTCATTTTCTtggtaaaaatataatagatAACTTAGTTAACTTGAtcaatatgaaaaaaaaacttttaaatttctttaaaaccTGCCCATAAAATGATATTGACCTTCTCTATAGCTTACTGTTCAAAATATTGTGCTATCGAGAATGACGAagttgaaaattttattgaaataGATAATGAATTACATGGAAATGGTAAGAATGTGaatgaagatttttttgattcgCATCTATCACTACGGTATCACTATATAAATGGCAAAGAAGATACACGCGAAAGTTTTCAGCAATATGATGACCAACAGATTTTCTTTGATATAAAGAATGGAAAAACATATTACAATTTGCGAAATGTGAACGAAGAATGTAGATTTTTCCGGTCTTCTCCTGaggtatttaaaaataacagtGACAACATTTTGCCCACGATACAAATATTTGGTAAAGAcaaaatactaaaaaaagattcaAAAACTgcgaaaataaaattaaatttatgtttatctGGAAAAGATAACGAAGTAGTCAACAAAGATCTTTTTAAAgcatttaataaagaagataaatATACTTGTTCAGCTTCAACCAATATATCATTACTTCGGGCCAAATCAATTCACAAAAACTCCAAAAAACCActtttaagaaaattacTTTTAGAATGTTATATGcaattgaaaataaaaaaagaaaaattggacaaaatttattatttagatTCTGATactaattataattttccaAAATTTAGTGACAGGATCAAAGATAAATATGAGAAAAACAGAATATtgacaaaaaatatgttttttcatttaaatgcgtgcaataaaaaatatttccctttaatatttgagaGAATAGAAGAAGATAAATTACCAAATGGAATAGGAAAaagctttaaaattattggagaattttttagatttattgCTGCTGGTGTGGAAGAAAGAGAGAAGAAAAGCTTGGTTTATACTTTGCACACTCATCTTATAACggaaagaaataatttttggattgaaatactaaaattatttgataaaatgtCACTAATAACTGTGTTATCCTTGTTAAATAGCCAACTTCAATCTATAGATAATATCGATGAAGATTTTGTCAAATGTTTCGACCAATTacgaaaaaaattctttgtTATTAATAGAAGAaggaaatattatataaaaggttttacaaaaatgaATACTTTATTAGATACtatatcaaaataaaatctttaaagtttttttcattatttatagataaattgtttttatacattatataatttttacgCACTTTAGTctcaaaatttttgattcaaaaaatcttattattATAGGCGCCTTTAATGTTTCCAGGAAATATAGTTTCAGAATAACAATATGTTGTCATTTATAAGTcgatatatattttttcggAAACTTCTGtttataaatgatttttatactaatatttattaaattttttagcaaTACAACTTTAATGTATGCCTTATGctgcaaatttttttatagactATTCTAAAACATGTTGTTTAATTTGGTAtgtataattaaattgctttataaaaataactagcgtatgctttcccgttttgaaaacggcATCGAAATGtttagttttataatatgtatttccccttttaatttttttaagtttccATTTTGGGATGATTGAATTTGACAGGATGAAGACATCTTTTTCgaaaatacttttaagTAACATATAAGGAgtaaagtttttaaaaacacttATGAGTCAtattgaaataattttggaGACTTCTAAGCTCAATTTTTGACacttatattcaaaatctttatttggcaattatttttaaaatttttctagaagggttaaataaattctaaaaaacgattctgacgatattttagaactgagttttacataaaaagaataatatgaattaaaatgcattaatatataatatacgCACTCacaattatcaaattaaaacgttaaaattaaatttgatattatattaacgTAAAAGGCTCAAAATGTACCgtttagaaatttcaaaaccacaaaaaagaagggttaaaaattaaataaaattcttttatatatatgactagcgtatgctttcccgttttgaaaacgggatcgaaatgtttagttttttaatatgtctTTGATccttgaatttttttgagtTTACATTTTGGGATGATTGAATTTGATAGGATGAAATCatctttttcaaaaatactttttagtaacATATTAGGAGTAAAGTTGAGTTAAAAACACTTTTGAGTCATATTGAAATAATTTCGGGAACTTCTAAGCTCAATTTTTGACACTTATCATCAAAATCATTATTGGTTGAatgtttttacaatttttcgTGGAAGGgtcaaataaattctaaaaaacgattctgacgatattttggaactgagtttaacaaaaataataatcaaaattaaaaagtattaactAATAACATACACACTTAGAATAATCAAATTAAAGcaataaatctatatttgATATCACAATAACACAATAAGCTATAATAAGAAGtttagattttacaaaatcacaaaaaagaggggtaaaaaattaaataaaattcttttatatatatgatgatgactagcgtatgctttcccgttttaAAAACGGGATCTAAATGtttagtttttaaatatgtattccttctttttatttttttaagtttccactagcgtatgctttcccgttttgaaaacgggattAATGTGTGTGCGCATTgcatttttcttttgattTACCATTTTGGGTTGGAATAAGAAAAGGAGAGAATATAATTCTTAACAACAGTAAATATTAGATTATTGGCAGACTTAAATACAGAATTCGAttcaaattattatataaaattcaatgctataaattctaaatgttttttagtCAAAATTTGACACTTATCATTCGAAATCCGAAATGGttaattgttttatgaatttttgtggaagggttaaataaattctaaaaaacgattctgacgatattttggaactgagttttacaaaaaatttataaaaaacaaaaaagtattaacATATAGTATACGCATATACAATTGTCAAATTGAAAcattaaatctaaaaacactatttttataacttaaTAAGATCAAAATACatagttataaaattttaaaaccacaaaaaagaggggtaaaaaattaaataaaattcttttatatatatgattttGGATtgaatgaatttaaaaaggagaaaaaatgatttttaaaaatactgtTTAGTATCATATAAGAAGTAATGTTGttgtaaaacattttataatctCAATGAGATAATTTTGGAACTTCTAAGCTCATTTTTTGACacttatattcaaaatctttatttgtcagatgtttttacaattttccgtggaagggttaaataaattctaaaaaacgattctgacgatattttggaactgagttttacaaaaataataaatagaataaaaatgcattaaTATACAGTATACGCACATATGATAGCCAAAATCCTCCTTTGAgcttatatttgatatcaTAATAACACAATAAGCTATAATAAGAAgtttagaaatttcaaagtcacaaaaaagaggggtaaaaaattaaataaaattcttttatatatatgactagcgtatgctttcccgttttgaaaacgggattGATATATTGTTCATAGCATTTATTtctactttattttttgagtttccattttgggaaaaataaatttgaaaaggaaaaaacatgaatttacaaaatactttttagtaacATATAAGGAGTAAAGTTGAgctaaaaacatttaataattataatgagATAATTTTGGAAACTTCTAAGCTCAATTTTTGACacttatattttacttattttttggttaatgtttttgtgaattttttctagaagggttaaataaattctaaaaaacgattctgacgatattttggaactaAGTTTTacgaaaataataatcaaaataaaaatgcatttaCACATAATATACACActtacaatatttatatcgAAACATTAGAtgtaaatttgatatttttaatacacaATAAGCTGTAATAAGAAGTTTAAAGTTTacaaattcataaaaaagaggggtaaaaaattaaataaaattcttttatatatatgatgactagcgtatgctttcccgtttttgaaaacgggatcTAAATGTTTAGTTTGCTAATAATATGTCTTATATccttaaattttgttgagTCTCCATTTTATGAATGAATTTGAAAAGGAGAAaacatgattttaaaaaatactttttagtaacATATAAGGAGTAAAGTTGAgctaaaaacatttaataattataatgagATAATTTTGGGAACTTCTAAGCTCAAGTTTTGATACTTATATTCAACTTTTTCTTTggttaatatttttgtgaattttttctagaagggttaaataaattctaaaaaacgattctgacgatattttggaactgagttttctaaaaataagaattaaaatgaaaatgcATTAACATACAGTACACGCACTTATGAAAGTCAAAATCCTTCAATgagtttatatttgatattacaATGGCACAATAAGCTATAATAAGAAGtttagattttacaaaatcacaaaaaagaggggtaaaaaattaaataaaattcttttatatatatgatgactagcgtatgctttcccgttttgaaaacgggatctaaatgtttagttttttaatatgtatttCCCCTTTTGATTTTGTTAAGTTTCCATTTTGGGATGAATGAATTTGAAAAGGAGAAAACatgattttgaaaaatactttttagtgaCATAAAAGGAGTAAAGTTGAGcttaaaacatttattaattataatgagATGATTTTGTGAACTTCTAAGCTCATTTTTTGACACTTTTATTCAACATTCTTTTTGGTACATGTTTTTGGgatttttttctagaagggttaaataaattctaaaaaatgattctgacaatattttggaactgagtttaacaaaaataattatatgaattaaaatgcattaatatataatatacgCACTCacaattattaaataaaaacgttaaaattaaatttgatattatattaacaTAAAAGGCCCAAAACATATCgtttagaaatttcaaaa of the Vairimorpha necatrix chromosome 9, complete sequence genome contains:
- a CDS encoding putative E3 ubiquitin-protein ligase, translated to MNLFDKFQYTIFIYLSVIVCTNSTLYDAKDANSVLKYEKSRQLSKLSCEKEIKSFYESINRMLMEERATEQVSMHIDRKNLLYSAMAMLWVIEVLFDQNHQLMVNYIGEPGIDAGGLTRDFFTLVIPEIFNNENEFFYSPSGNTSKLIPAQNKNNMNTFKRNLAYETLGKLIGLILKKKITADVRFDQIVWKKILEIPLEMGDYGNVDPFYYNSLIQLKNDTILLESLDLRFENEEGEELIKHGKKLKVQQSNIEDYIFETLKNKYDKKISEQCEYIKKGLYKIVPKENVKKMSPETLQNLIYGEPEIDVEDWKNNTIYDGRYDPKSKEVKWFWEVVGNYSQEKRSKLLYFCTGSCRPPIGGFKYLKKKDEVYLFHILDVDSDNDKQISSTNTCSNNFKLPRYSTKGILEKKLDTALEFSDGSFEFS